From one Humulus lupulus chromosome 8, drHumLupu1.1, whole genome shotgun sequence genomic stretch:
- the LOC133797061 gene encoding peroxiredoxin-2-like, producing MAPIAVGDDLPDGTLSFFDESGALQNVSVHSLAAGKKVILFGVPGAFTPTCSTKHVPGFIEKEAEFKAKGVNEIFLLSVNDPFVMRAWAQTYSDNKNVKFLADGAAIYTKTLGLELDLSEKGLGIRSKRFALVVDNLKVKVANIENAGEFAVSSADDILKVL from the exons ATGGCCCCGATTGCCGTTGGTGATGACTTACCCGACGGAACCTTAAGCTTCTTCGACGAAAGTGGCGCTCTCCAAAACGTATCCGTACACTCTCTGGCCGCCGGCAAGAAGGTCATTCTCTTCGGTGTTCCCGGTGCATTCACTCCTACTTGCAG CACGAAGCACGTACCGGGTTTCATTGAGAAAGAAGCTGAATTCAAGGCTAAGGGCGTAAATGAAATTTTCTTACTAAGCG TCAATGACCCCTTTGTCATGAGGGCATGGGCTCAAACCTACTCTGATAACAAGAATGTCAAGTTCCTTGCTGATGGTGCCGCAATATACACCAAAACTCTTGGCCTTGAGCTTGACCTTTCAGAGAAAGGCCTGGGAATCCGTTCTAAGAGATTTGCTCTCGTGGTTGATAACCTCAAGGTGAAGGTTGCAAACATCGAAAATGCCGGAGAGTTTGCCGTCTCCAGCGCCGATGACATCCTCAAGGTTCTTTGA
- the LOC133795343 gene encoding uncharacterized protein LOC133795343, whose product MSLCMFFVFFVFFMFFVLGDQLIMSTSRCDSHADSVCRLSCSFSEEDFSSLFQSSAEMVDCNRITVVELGGRPLGDVTGRGIDSNEPIDGGMPGSGSMLSSNPRSSISLGELTYLRRHYEIPDTISLHAPAKAERPDWHLPGWVCLYELPFKEGLRFPIPRLVVELCEYHEISPGQLMPNSWRILMSLEVLCERHKITLGVADLLRAYYLKAHLNDKGRYQLTTRGKDPPLIISLKSGDKRWKDRYFFVPFVSLGLPADSRIPCSWSPACRLRVEYLWDSRESSGRLKSILAIPEAEREWSDLLSESSLRQSSLWRSVEKLPEGIPLLQSPDNPRVVFIKRSLEVLGYTPNFLTELTTSERLFADVAMSRPFTLPLTGSNALERLRQAKKSSVGSSEADREVVVPPADPPVLTRSQTKKKKKAVQDDSSDPFSDTVALSFPSNAAAYSEIGPHLGEIDKLLWPEDDHRMEQVGTDGSIDTTVSHLFQGLQGVIWLKKKIKSLMATLKEVRSQRNDLRGEVSRLKDSKKESDQLIADLKAQLESKEADVEKLRVTLGQVDDLKAEVASLENRMLVIGLEAEIQCRGVMASEFRDGKADSWDVPKYIADLEELEKMRAEEITRAEELATSFGIMTTNDLVVDD is encoded by the exons ATGTCCTTATGCATGTTCTTTGTGTTCTTCGTGTTCTTCATGTTCTTCGTGCTAG GTGATCAGCTCATTATGTCTACAAGTAGGTGTGATAGTCACGCTGATTCAGTCTGTCGACTGTCTTGTTCGTTTAGTGAAGAAGATTTTAGTTCTCTCTTTCAAAGTTCTGCTGAGATGGTTGATTGCAACCGAATTACAGTAGTAGAATTGGGGGGTCGTCCTTTAGGTGATGTTACTGGAAGGGGAATAGATTCTAACGAACCTATTGATGGTGGTATGCCGGGTTCTGGTAGTATGCTTAGTTCTAATCCTAGGTCTTCCATAAGTTTAGGTGAGTTGACCTATCTTCGTCGTCATTATGAGATCCCTGATACCATCAGTCTGCATGCTCCTGCTAAGGCGGAGCGGCCTGACTGGCACTTACCTGGTTGGGTGTGTCTGTATGAACTTCCCTTCAAAGAAGGGCTTCGGTTTCCCATCCCCCGATTAGTCGTTGAGTTGTGTGAGTACCACGAGATTTCGCCCGGACAACTAATGCCAAATTCATGGCGGATTTTGATGTCTCTCGAAGTCCTTTGTGAAAGGCACAAGATAACACTTGGGGTGGCTGACTTGTTGAGAGCTTACTACTTGAAGGCACACCTTAATGACAAAGGTAGGTACCAGTTAACAACTAGGGGGAAGGACCCTCCTTTAATTATTAGTTTGAAGAGCGGAGATAAGAGGTGGAAGGACCGTTACTTCTTCGTCCCTTTCGTCTCGTTGGGGTTACCTGCTGATAGTAGGATACCTTGTTCATGGTCTCCTGCAT GTAGGCTTCGAGTTGAGTACCTTTGGGATTCGAGGGAGTCTTCTGGTCGACTTAAGAGTATTCTTGCTATTCCTGAGGCGGAGCGTGAGTGGAGTGATTTGTTGTCTGAATCGAGTCTTCGTCAGAGTTCTTTGTGGCGCTCTGTTGAAAAACTCCCTGAAGGTATTCCTCTTCTACAGAGTCCTGATAATCCTCGTGTTGTGTTTATCAAGAGAAGTTTAGAAGTCTTGGGATATACTCCCAATTTTTTGACTGAATTGACGACAAGTGAGCGGTTGTTTGCAGACGTAGCTATGTCCCGACCCTTTACACTTCCTCTAACCGGTTCCAATGCCTTGGAACGTTTGCGTCAAGCAAAGAAATCGTCCGTTGGGAGCTCAGAAGCTGACAGAGAGGTTGTCGTGCCTCCGGCTGATCCCCCTGTTTTGACGCGGAGTCAgacgaaaaaaaagaagaaggctGTGCAGGATGATTCTTCCGACCCATTTAGCGACACCGTTGCCCTTTCGTTCCCTTCCAATGCTGCGGCCTATAGTGAGATTGGGCCTCACTTAGGAGAGATTGATAAGTTGTTGTGGCCCGAAGATGATCACAGAATGGAGCAGGTTGGTACGGATGGGTCAATTGATACCACTGTTTCTCATTTGTTCCAG GGTTTGCAAGGGGTCATTTGGCTGAAGAAGAAAATCAAGTCCTTAATGGCAACTCTAAAGGAAGTAAGGAGTCAGAGAAATGATCTTCGGGGTGAAGTTAGTCGGCTGAAAGATTCCAAGAAGGAGTCTGATCAACTCATAGCTGATTTGAAGGCTCAACTAGAATCCAAGGAAGCTGATGTCGAGAAGCTGAGAGTGACTCTTGGTCAAGTTGATGATTTGAAAGCCGAGGTTGCTTCGTTGGAGAATCGGATGTTGGTCATTGGGCTGGAGGCTGAGATCCAATGCCGTGGCGTAATGGCTAGTGAGTTTCGGGATGGTAAGGCTGATAGCTGGGATGTTCCCAAATACATTGCTGATCTTGAGGAATTGGAGAAGATGAGGGCTGAAGAGATAACCCGGGCCGAAGAGTTAGCCACTTCTTTTGGCATCATGACTACTAATGATCTGGTTGTGGATGACTGA